A genomic window from Micromonospora sp. WMMA1947 includes:
- a CDS encoding amino acid permease has protein sequence MAVAQGIFRRKPVEQIADETDEGLSRELGLWQLIAIGVGGIIGAGIFALAGAVANETAGPAVLVSFLIAGLASAAAALSYAEFAGMIPKAGSAYTYGYAVLGEAVGWFIGWDLLLEYTAIVAVVAIGISGYFGFLVNELGADLPAWMLGAPGTGDGHRVDLFAVVLCLLIAFLLTRGIKAAARFETFVVGLKVAVVLLVIVVGFFHVKTANYSPFFPFGVGGAITGAATVFFAVFGYDAMSTAAEESRDARRHMPKAIIWSLVISMVLYVLATLVLTGMQNYRDIDPESGFSSAFASVGLSGLASVIAVGAIIGILTVMFTFMLGVTRVWFSMSRDGLLPGWFAKVHPVRRVPTRVTWIVGVGSALIAGFLPIRQAAELTNIGILLAFVVVCVAVIVLRYRRPDAPRTFRLPGMPVVPAIGVIFSIWLITFLDPVTWLRFGAWFLLGAVVYALYGYRRSALARRDGDTAGTPR, from the coding sequence ATGGCCGTGGCACAGGGCATCTTCCGGCGCAAGCCGGTCGAGCAGATCGCCGACGAGACCGACGAGGGCCTCTCCCGCGAACTGGGGTTGTGGCAGCTCATTGCGATCGGCGTCGGCGGCATCATCGGGGCGGGCATCTTCGCGCTGGCCGGGGCGGTGGCGAACGAGACCGCCGGCCCGGCCGTGCTGGTGTCGTTCCTGATCGCCGGCCTGGCCAGCGCCGCCGCCGCGCTGTCGTACGCGGAGTTCGCCGGCATGATCCCGAAGGCCGGGTCGGCCTACACCTACGGGTACGCGGTGCTCGGTGAGGCGGTCGGCTGGTTCATCGGCTGGGACCTGCTGCTGGAGTACACGGCCATCGTCGCGGTGGTGGCGATCGGCATCTCCGGCTACTTCGGCTTCCTGGTCAACGAGCTGGGCGCGGACCTGCCGGCCTGGATGCTCGGCGCGCCCGGCACCGGCGACGGGCACCGCGTCGACCTGTTCGCGGTGGTGCTCTGCCTGCTCATCGCGTTCCTGCTGACCCGGGGCATCAAGGCCGCCGCGCGGTTCGAGACGTTCGTGGTGGGCCTCAAGGTCGCTGTCGTCCTGCTGGTGATTGTGGTCGGCTTCTTCCACGTGAAGACCGCCAACTACTCGCCGTTCTTCCCGTTCGGCGTCGGCGGCGCGATCACCGGCGCGGCCACCGTCTTCTTCGCCGTCTTCGGGTACGACGCGATGAGCACCGCCGCCGAGGAGTCGCGCGACGCCCGCCGGCACATGCCCAAGGCGATCATCTGGTCACTTGTCATCTCGATGGTGCTGTACGTGCTGGCCACGCTGGTGCTCACCGGCATGCAGAACTACCGGGACATCGACCCGGAGAGCGGCTTCTCCTCCGCGTTCGCCTCGGTCGGGCTGTCCGGGCTCGCCAGCGTGATCGCGGTCGGGGCGATCATCGGCATCCTCACCGTGATGTTCACGTTCATGCTCGGCGTGACCCGGGTGTGGTTCTCGATGAGCCGGGACGGACTGCTGCCCGGCTGGTTCGCCAAGGTCCACCCGGTACGCCGGGTGCCGACCCGGGTCACCTGGATCGTCGGGGTCGGCTCGGCGCTCATCGCCGGTTTCCTGCCGATCCGGCAGGCCGCCGAGCTGACGAACATCGGCATCCTGCTCGCGTTCGTGGTGGTGTGCGTGGCGGTGATCGTGCTGCGCTACCGCCGCCCGGACGCGCCGCGGACGTTCCGGCTCCCCGGCATGCCCGTGGTGCCGGCGATCGGCGTGATCTTCTCGATCTGGCTGATCACGTTCCTCGACCCGGTGACGTGGCTGCGGTTCGGCGCCTGGTTCCTGCTCGGCGCGGTCGTCTACGCCCTGTACGGCTACCGCCGTTCGGCGCTGGCCCGGCGCGACGGGGACACCGCCGGCACGCCCCGCTGA
- a CDS encoding CDP-alcohol phosphatidyltransferase family protein, whose product MVSALRTDPFAGAILQVGVLAALAGTVGLSAYGWLAGLLFGVVTVAALGYGLRRSGAERLGPADWVTLTRATLTGGVAALTVDSFREPIVVPVLVTLSAVALSLDWVDGQVARRTGTASALGARFDMEVDSFLVLVLCGYVADQVGAWVLVIGAMRYVFVAAGWVLPWMRGSLPPRYWRKVVAATQGIALAVVAAGVLPRLLAVAVLLGALAMLVESFGRDVAWLWRHRVRPVPRALPAAPVSPAPAGHRPEWTPGVRIAREPAEVGGRHR is encoded by the coding sequence ATGGTGTCCGCACTTCGAACTGATCCATTCGCGGGGGCAATTCTCCAGGTCGGCGTACTCGCGGCCCTGGCCGGCACGGTCGGCCTGAGCGCGTACGGCTGGCTGGCCGGTCTGCTCTTCGGGGTGGTGACGGTCGCGGCGCTCGGATACGGGCTGCGCCGCTCGGGCGCGGAGCGGCTCGGGCCGGCCGACTGGGTGACGCTCACCCGGGCGACGCTCACCGGAGGCGTGGCCGCGCTGACTGTCGACTCGTTCCGCGAGCCGATCGTGGTGCCGGTGCTGGTCACGCTGAGCGCGGTGGCGCTCTCCCTCGACTGGGTCGACGGGCAGGTGGCCCGGCGCACCGGCACCGCCAGTGCGCTAGGCGCCCGGTTCGACATGGAGGTCGACTCCTTCCTCGTCCTGGTCCTCTGCGGGTACGTCGCCGACCAGGTCGGCGCCTGGGTGCTGGTGATCGGCGCGATGCGGTACGTCTTCGTCGCCGCCGGCTGGGTCCTGCCGTGGATGCGCGGCTCGCTGCCGCCGCGCTACTGGCGCAAGGTGGTGGCCGCCACGCAGGGCATCGCGCTGGCGGTGGTGGCGGCGGGCGTCCTGCCCCGGCTGCTCGCCGTCGCGGTGCTTCTCGGCGCGCTCGCGATGCTCGTCGAGTCGTTCGGCCGTGACGTCGCCTGGTTGTGGCGGCACCGCGTACGGCCGGTGCCGCGCGCACTCCCGGCCGCGCCGGTCTCCCCCGCACCGGCGGGCCACCGGCCCGAGTGGACGCCGGGCGTGCGGATCGCCCGCGAGCCCGCCGAGGTCGGCGGTCGGCACCGGTGA
- a CDS encoding sulfatase, which yields MTDLSRRADGDDAPDATTTDDSETATTTDHNETGTTTDDAPAPGRRRSRRVLAATVTALAAALVLVALVAPSDINEFTPRAFLRIPVEGLIAVALLLVLPPRPRRVAATLLGALLGLVLVLKVTDLGFSLVLDRPFDLIADWTFLGAGAEFLSESYGRAAEVGAVALAVVAVLAVPLLVTLSVRRLTRVVVGHRRVTARATTAFAAAWVVCVVLGAQIVPGVPVAAGTVASGLYDRARQVRAGLNDQETLNTQLAGDPFQTMPGEEMLTALRGKDVLFTFVESYGRVAVEDPDLAPEVDAVLDEGTRQLRAAGYGSRSAFLTSSTTGGGSWLAHATLMSGIRADNQLRYTNLVRSDRMTLNGAFKRAGWRTTLVMPALTRAWPEAEFFSPDKVYGVKELGYRGPLFSFSSPPDQYTLSAFQRSERGPGHAPVMAEIPLLSSHIPWTPVPPLVDWDDVGDGSVYKGTARADRSAEGTREAYRQAVVYTLRTLISYVQRYGDENLVLVFLGDHQPARAVTGEGAGKDVPITVVAKDPAVLDRIAGWGWQDGLNPDPQAPVWPMESFRDRFLHAFGPKSTTHS from the coding sequence GTGACCGACCTGTCCCGCCGGGCGGACGGCGACGACGCCCCGGACGCCACCACGACCGACGACAGCGAGACCGCCACCACGACCGACCACAACGAGACCGGCACCACGACCGACGACGCGCCGGCGCCGGGGCGGCGGCGCTCCCGGCGGGTGCTCGCCGCCACGGTCACCGCGCTGGCCGCCGCACTCGTGCTTGTGGCACTCGTCGCGCCGAGCGACATCAACGAGTTCACCCCCCGCGCGTTCCTGCGCATCCCGGTGGAAGGGCTGATCGCCGTCGCCCTGCTGCTGGTCCTGCCGCCGCGTCCGCGCCGGGTGGCGGCCACGCTGCTCGGCGCGCTGCTCGGCCTGGTCCTCGTCCTCAAGGTCACCGACCTGGGGTTCTCGCTGGTCCTGGACCGCCCCTTCGACCTGATCGCCGACTGGACGTTCCTCGGCGCGGGCGCGGAGTTCCTGTCCGAGTCGTACGGCCGGGCCGCCGAGGTGGGTGCGGTGGCGCTGGCGGTGGTCGCCGTGCTCGCCGTACCGCTGCTGGTGACGCTGTCGGTGCGGCGGCTGACCCGGGTCGTGGTCGGTCACCGGCGGGTGACCGCGCGCGCGACCACCGCGTTCGCCGCCGCCTGGGTGGTCTGCGTCGTGCTCGGCGCGCAGATCGTGCCGGGCGTCCCGGTCGCCGCCGGCACGGTGGCGTCCGGTCTCTACGACCGGGCCCGGCAGGTACGGGCGGGCCTCAACGACCAGGAGACGCTGAACACCCAGCTCGCCGGTGACCCGTTCCAGACCATGCCGGGCGAGGAGATGCTCACCGCGCTGCGCGGCAAGGACGTGCTGTTCACGTTCGTGGAGAGCTACGGCCGGGTCGCGGTGGAGGATCCGGACCTCGCGCCGGAGGTGGACGCCGTCCTGGACGAGGGGACCCGGCAGTTGCGCGCGGCCGGGTACGGCAGCCGCAGCGCGTTCCTCACCTCGTCCACCACCGGCGGTGGGAGCTGGCTCGCGCACGCCACGCTGATGAGCGGCATCCGGGCGGACAACCAGTTGCGCTATACCAACCTGGTCCGCAGCGACCGGATGACACTGAACGGGGCGTTCAAGCGCGCCGGCTGGCGGACCACGCTCGTCATGCCGGCGCTCACCCGGGCCTGGCCGGAGGCCGAGTTCTTCTCCCCGGACAAGGTGTACGGCGTGAAGGAGCTCGGCTACCGGGGGCCGCTGTTCAGCTTCTCCTCACCGCCGGACCAGTACACGCTGTCGGCGTTCCAGCGCAGCGAGCGCGGACCGGGACACGCCCCGGTGATGGCCGAGATCCCGCTGCTGTCCAGCCACATCCCGTGGACGCCGGTACCGCCGCTGGTCGACTGGGACGACGTCGGGGACGGCTCGGTGTACAAGGGGACGGCGCGCGCCGACCGCTCGGCGGAGGGCACCCGGGAGGCGTACCGGCAGGCGGTGGTCTACACGCTGCGCACGCTGATCTCCTACGTGCAGCGGTACGGTGACGAGAACCTGGTGCTCGTGTTCCTCGGCGACCACCAGCCGGCCCGGGCGGTCACCGGCGAGGGTGCCGGCAAGGACGTGCCGATCACCGTCGTCGCCAAGGACCCGGCCGTGCTCGACCGCATCGCCGGGTGGGGCTGGCAGGACGGCCTCAACCCCGACCCGCAGGCCCCGGTCTGGCCGATGGAGTCGTTCCGCGACCGGTTCCTGCACGCGTTCGGACCGAAGTCCACCACTCACAGTTAG